A segment of the Spiroplasma helicoides genome:
AGCAAAGACATTAAATACGATGTTGTAAATGTAATAGTTTTGGATATTTTAGTTGATTATGAAAATAAGTTAGAAAAAATAAAAAAAACAAGTGAGCTTGCTCTAATTCCTTTTAAGGCTAACAAGCTTTTTGTAAATAATTATGTTTTACAAAAAAATTTTAAAACTATTTTTGATTTTGATTTTGAAAAAAATCAAGAGAATATGTTTTCTGTAAATCTATCATATCTTTTAGGAACATATGGTGAACCAAAACCCCTTATTGATTATTGAAAAAAGAAAAAAGAGATTATTTTAGGGGCAAAAAAAGAGTTTGAAATGTTTGAAAAAAAATATTTTGAAGAAATGACAGACTGAAAAGTTCATAAAGTAATTTATGAAATAGAAGAAGAGTTTGATGAAAATTTATTTAAAACTAAAAATAATTATGACACACTAAACTCGGGTTACATTGCTTTTGTTGGAATAGGTGAAGATGTTCTAATTGATAGAAGTAGACAAACTTTAAAAAGAATATCTGAAGGTAATACAAAAAATCCTTATTTAACAAATTATTTATTTAATACAAAACTTATTGAATTATCTGAATCATCAAATGAAATTGATTTAGAAGATAGTGATTTTTATTTTGCTTTGAACAGTGAACAAAAAAGCGCTGTAAAAAAAGCATTGAACTCAAAAGATATTTTTTTATTACAAGGTCCACCTGGTACTGGTAAAACTCAGGTTATTTGTGAGCTGATATATCAGTTAGCTAAATTAAACAGAAAAGTTTTGATATCAAGTCAAAATCATGAAGCCATCAAAAACGTGGTTGACAGATTACCATATGAACCAAATATAAATAGAATAAGATTAACAAATCAACTGAATCATAAATCAAGAAGTGCAAACAACTTTACACCAGAAAGAGTTGTTTACAATTATTATAAATCAATTACTAAATCAATATTTGATGATTTATCAGTTGGTAAAAATAATGTAGAAGATTTTAAAATCATTGAAAATAAATTAGAAAAACTGCTATTAAGTAGCAAAGGATATCATCAAAATAGTACTCAAATGAGAGAGATACAAAAACAAATTGATGAAATAAATGAAAAAATAAAAATAATAAAAACAGAAGAAATAAAAAGTATACATAATAAAACTTATTTGAAAGAAGAAATTTTTAATATAGATAATCTTATTGAAGTAATAAGCAATTTAGATTTTAAAATATCTATAAACATATCTGAGGAGATAGAAAAATTATATAAAAACGAAATTAGTTTTAGTATAGAAGATTTTATTTTGAAGTACATAGATCATGAAATAAATGAAATAAATATATTTAACAAATTAAAATTGGTTTGTGAAGAGACAATTTTTAAAAATGAATTTTTCATTGACATACAAAAAATAAAAAATAACATTATAAATTATAAAAGAGAAGCTGAGTTTGAACTTGCAGATAAAGAAGAGCAACGATTAGAAGAGTTTGAAAAATTTTTACTAAAAGATACTATGTGTTTAGCACTTGTTAAAATTTTTGCAAGGTTTAGATCAGAATTAGAAAATCTAAAACTAGATTTAGAATTAAGTTTAAAAAAAATAAACGCAAGTGAAGACAATGAAATGCAACTTAACTCTTTGGAAGTACACAAAAATGATTTATTATTAACAAGACAAAAACTTTCTGAACTAGCTGGTGGTAATAGCAATGAACTAAGAGATTTAATAAAATTTGCTAACTCAAAATTTAATTTAAATTTAGGAATAACTGATGTTGATTTGGAACAACAAGTAACACAACAACTAAATGATTATAAAAATAAATTAGAAAAAAGTTTAAAAAGAACTAAAGAGTTAAAAGATTTTTTTAATCTAGTTTCTAGCTATGCAAAAAATAATTACGGAATAATCGATAAATGAGATGAAGAATTGGCTACACAAGATTTTTCAAGCCAGTTAATACAAGAAACTCGTAGATACTCATCATCTATAATAAATAACTTGGTTAATGTCTATGCAATGACTTTAACTTCAACTAATCTTTTTAGATTTAATAAAGATTTACAAGCAAAAAAAATGGGTCTTGAAGAAATAAATTTAAGAACTTTAGATGTTGATGTTGTAATTATTGATGAAGCTTCAAAAGCAACGCTTTTAGAAATTCTTATGCCATTAGTTTATGGAAAAACATTAGTGCTAGTAGGGGATTACAGGCAGTTACCACCAATTTTAAAATTACAACCAGAAGATGTAGAGATAGTTAATAGAGAGTTGAAAAAAGAATATAGCTATCAAGAATTATTTGAACTATTAGATCAATCAGCATTTAAAAATTTCATTGGGGCCAGAAATAGTTCGATAACAACCATGCTAAAAACTCAGTATAGAAGTCATCAACAAATCATGGAAGTGGTAAATAAGTTTTATGATAATGAATTAAAAGTTGATCAACAAGTAAGTGAACATAAAAGGCATGATTTAGTTATAACTTCAAAAACAGGCGCTGAGATTGTAAGTCAAAAGAGTTCTGTTTACTGAATTGATTCGACATACGGAACAAACGGCGAAGTTATTTTTGAAAGCAGTGAAGACTACTCAACAAGCTTATTTAATGAGTTAGAAATTAAATTAACAGTTGAGTTTTTGAAAAGACTAGATGTTTCGCTCGATAGTAAAACTTACAAAAGAAAACCATCAGTTGCTGTAATTAGTTTTTATAATTTACATGTAAGAAAACTATTTATCGAAATTAGAAAACAAAAGTTCAAAAACTTTTCATTAGTTATAAATACTGTGGATGATTTTCAAGGTAAAGAAGCTGACTATGTAATTGTAAATATGGTAAGAAACCCAGAAAGATTATCACAAACTAGTGGAAGAGATTTTCTAAAAAAATACGAAAGAATAAATGTTGCATACAGTAGAGCTAGAGAATTACTAGTTATTATCGGAGCTAGCAGAGCCGTTAATGATATAAGAGTTCAGATACCAACAGTTGAAGATCCGAATATATCAAATACATACGATGTATATGCAGATATAATAGCAAAAATTAATTTCGACGGTGGTTATTTAACAACCAAAGATTTATTATAGGAGGTAATTATGATTTTTGACAAGATAGAGATAATGTATAATAAATATTCATTACCTATTAAAATTAAATACTCAGAATCTAGAAAACCTACATTTGTAGAGTTTTTGATATTGTCAATTATTTATGATTATCCAAGAAAAAACTTAAGCTTAAAACAAATATTAAATGATGATTTTAAAATATATAACATTGATTTATTTGAGAGAGCATTAAAAGATTTAATTGCATACAAGGTTATTGAATTAAATAAAACTACTGCCGGTTGAAGTACTTTGGGAATAGATTTAGAAATAGAAAAAATTGAACTTAATCAAAAAGTTAAAGAACAATTTATAAATGAAGAATATATAATATCACAGTATGATAAAACACTTGATGTTAAATGAGTTTATGATCCTATTGAAGATTCTTTTGATATTGTAAAAGATGTTGAGTGATCAAGAAGAGTTCAAGGGGTAAAACTAACAAATAAAATTAAAGAAACTAGTATTAGCCAAAACTTTTATATAAAAGATTTAATTAAGAAAAATGTTAATGAATTTATTGAGTTAAAAAAAGAAATTTTTGGTGATAATGCAAAATTTTCTAATGTTACTTTAGCTAATGGAATTGATTTAGCTGATCATAAAATTGCACAAGAACTTACCGAATCATTACCTTGTGCGAATGAAGTTAGTATAGAGTTATTTGATAATGATGCTTTTATTATAAATACAGAAAATGAAAAACTAAAAATATTTTTAAAAACACAAAAAGATTTAGCAAAAAATATTGTTAGAGATATTTTAAAAAGTTATTCAGACAAAATCAAAGATCGATTTTTTGCTAAA
Coding sequences within it:
- a CDS encoding AAA domain-containing protein is translated as MGKVIENDGTKELFLDFSYLRNVLFVDKLSQLDLVIQRLNIEGIQSYNDFDQFLRNSMIKQAFICLVDDKTRKIINKSGGSKVYDAIIRIELDTISQSKMPKSTSLGFFVNIDPEYPALTVASIFQTRLKLSPQEFETTIKEVPLQIIKFNKQIPVDELLRRNIINSSTISNINKITSTFEQEKNRWLKYLDFMSDLLVVQRKNSLPYLGTDLAEVLKIDKKDLDDEIKDKTIKELRNKTFAYFDLGHESFLKSKDIKYDVVNVIVLDILVDYENKLEKIKKTSELALIPFKANKLFVNNYVLQKNFKTIFDFDFEKNQENMFSVNLSYLLGTYGEPKPLIDYWKKKKEIILGAKKEFEMFEKKYFEEMTDWKVHKVIYEIEEEFDENLFKTKNNYDTLNSGYIAFVGIGEDVLIDRSRQTLKRISEGNTKNPYLTNYLFNTKLIELSESSNEIDLEDSDFYFALNSEQKSAVKKALNSKDIFLLQGPPGTGKTQVICELIYQLAKLNRKVLISSQNHEAIKNVVDRLPYEPNINRIRLTNQLNHKSRSANNFTPERVVYNYYKSITKSIFDDLSVGKNNVEDFKIIENKLEKLLLSSKGYHQNSTQMREIQKQIDEINEKIKIIKTEEIKSIHNKTYLKEEIFNIDNLIEVISNLDFKISINISEEIEKLYKNEISFSIEDFILKYIDHEINEINIFNKLKLVCEETIFKNEFFIDIQKIKNNIINYKREAEFELADKEEQRLEEFEKFLLKDTMCLALVKIFARFRSELENLKLDLELSLKKINASEDNEMQLNSLEVHKNDLLLTRQKLSELAGGNSNELRDLIKFANSKFNLNLGITDVDLEQQVTQQLNDYKNKLEKSLKRTKELKDFFNLVSSYAKNNYGIIDKWDEELATQDFSSQLIQETRRYSSSIINNLVNVYAMTLTSTNLFRFNKDLQAKKMGLEEINLRTLDVDVVIIDEASKATLLEILMPLVYGKTLVLVGDYRQLPPILKLQPEDVEIVNRELKKEYSYQELFELLDQSAFKNFIGARNSSITTMLKTQYRSHQQIMEVVNKFYDNELKVDQQVSEHKRHDLVITSKTGAEIVSQKSSVYWIDSTYGTNGEVIFESSEDYSTSLFNELEIKLTVEFLKRLDVSLDSKTYKRKPSVAVISFYNLHVRKLFIEIRKQKFKNFSLVINTVDDFQGKEADYVIVNMVRNPERLSQTSGRDFLKKYERINVAYSRARELLVIIGASRAVNDIRVQIPTVEDPNISNTYDVYADIIAKINFDGGYLTTKDLL